Sequence from the Desulfobacterales bacterium genome:
TGATAGATGCTTGGCTAAACTCCGTAACAAACGAAGCCCTTTATCGATATTTCTAATTCGCTTCCCTATGGCCAATGCTTTATTAGCAATCTCATCTTGCTTTTCTAACGTGGGAACCGGAACCGACAGTGATCGTATATCTTGCTGCGAAATATTTTTCATTGCGCCACCAGTCCCTGTAGCACATCCCATGATTTGCGTTCGCAAACTACGAGAGCGAAAAGCCTCAAAAATAAAAAGCTTATTTACTTTGCTTTCGTCCAAAACGAGTTCCAGTGTTTTATCGCAAAGCATCAAGTTAGGTTGGTCTTGATGTGTGAGGCATACCCTGCCAACAAGCTCGGTTGTATTGCAGCGAGTAATCAGCAATGAATCCTTCTTCACTCTGTATTGAGAAATGAAATTTGATGGATTTATCAGGCGTTTATTTTCACCGGGCTCAAAGCCGTTTGGACCGACTGCGCTAATTTTAAGGACACCAAAGCCGCTTGTTTCAGCAGGTGTATTAACACCGACCACGCTCTTTCCAGCAACAATAGAGAGAAGGACATCACCAAGTTTTAGCCACGGATAATTTTTGCTACATATCTCACTGTCGCGAATTGCCCCAAGCAACTGAACAGCACTTTTATGGGTAAACTCGTATTGTTCCACCGCCTCATCCGCCGCCCAGAGGATTTCGGCGATGCGCTTCTGCTCCTCAATGGGAGGGAGGGGGAATTCAAAATCCTTGAGCGCTTTCCAACTGGTTCTCGGGGATAGCGAACCGGCCGAGGTACCCAAGGCATGATCGAAGAAGGCATCGGTCTGGCAGATAAACGGCAGCAGCTCCGGCAGAAGTATATTATTGTCCTTCGGTTCAAAGGCCAGAATGTCACCCGAGCAGATGCCTTCAAACTCGGCATAAGCCACCTTGCGCTGGTAAGCGCGGCGCTTGCCGAAAAGCGTCTGCCCCATTACAAACTTGCGGGTGAACGAGGTGCCGTCTTCAGGTGAATTCCAACGGCGGATGTGCAGATTTCCAGGATCAATGTGTTCCAGACCAACGATCCGTTCGACGCCATTACCCTCGGGATCACGCTCCACAAGGTTCGCGTTTTTCACCACCTCACCGAACTTCACCATCTTCCATCCGGGCTTCAGGGACTGCGCACTCATTTGCAGTCTCCCATATTCAATGCTTCATCAACCCAACAAATCGCCCGGCGCAGGTTGTCAGCCAGTGCCCCTTTTGCCGAGGCATAATGTTTATTAAACCAGTTTCTCAGGAGGTCTCTGAGGTACTTCGAATTGGCTTTGATTTCATCTACAGACAGCCCACGTATAGCTTGAAGACAGTATTCAAGCTCCTTTCCGGAAAGCGTGGTGCTCACTTTTTCATTGCGGAGGTAATCAGCGTATTTCCGCTTTTTTGTGGCTGCAGGTGTGCTTCCGCTCGGGATTGTAAGTTCTTGGGTCTTCTGGCCTTTCAAACGTTCAATCAGCCTTGTCCGGGTTGCTGACCTTGTGACAAGGCCCTCGACCATTTCGATGGTTTGAGTCAGGTTCATCCCGGATTTATTTATGAAGTAATACACAGGAAGAAATGCTGTGCTTTCAAAACAGATTTGTTTGATAAACTCGTCAGGCTCAGACACGTTCTCCTGACTCAAGGCCCCGAGAACGATATCTCCGGTTCTTATGCCTTT
This genomic interval carries:
- a CDS encoding restriction endonuclease subunit S, which codes for MSAQSLKPGWKMVKFGEVVKNANLVERDPEGNGVERIVGLEHIDPGNLHIRRWNSPEDGTSFTRKFVMGQTLFGKRRAYQRKVAYAEFEGICSGDILAFEPKDNNILLPELLPFICQTDAFFDHALGTSAGSLSPRTSWKALKDFEFPLPPIEEQKRIAEILWAADEAVEQYEFTHKSAVQLLGAIRDSEICSKNYPWLKLGDVLLSIVAGKSVVGVNTPAETSGFGVLKISAVGPNGFEPGENKRLINPSNFISQYRVKKDSLLITRCNTTELVGRVCLTHQDQPNLMLCDKTLELVLDESKVNKLFIFEAFRSRSLRTQIMGCATGTGGAMKNISQQDIRSLSVPVPTLEKQDEIANKALAIGKRIRNIDKGLRLLRSLAKHLSDDLIY